In one Gadus morhua chromosome 7, gadMor3.0, whole genome shotgun sequence genomic region, the following are encoded:
- the ska2 gene encoding SKA complex subunit 2: METTVEKLEAMFQKSEADLDYIEKRLKLDFINAHHTGDGAPAEENLVGMLDSLGQIKAKHAALSTQVQEIATAQKESMDSIRGQLDGTLQLIQHFQQTDNSKISPLTGEAQEAAELIAQGPSQSMTDVTPVVKQ; encoded by the exons TTCCAGAAGTCTGAGGCGGACCTTGACTACATCGAGAAACGGCTGAAGCTGGACTTCATCAACGCCCACCACACCGGAGATGGGGCCCCAGCCGag GAAAATCTAGTTGGGATGCTGGATTCCCTGGGTCAGATCAAGGCCAAACACGCAGCACTGTCCACACAGGTACAGGAGATCGCCACCGCCCAGAAGGAGTCCATGGACTCTATCAGAGGCCAGCTGGATGGTACTCTGCAGCTCATTCAGCACTTCCAACAGACAGACAATTCTAAG ATCTCCCCATTGACTGGAGAAGCGCAGGAGGCAGCGGAGCTCATCGCCCAGGGTCCTTCGCAAAGCATGACAGAT GTTACACCAGTTGTCAAACAATAG